In Mycobacterium sp. 050128, one genomic interval encodes:
- the rpmF gene encoding 50S ribosomal protein L32 has product MAVPKRRMSRSNTRSRRSQWKAEKTELVGVTVAGQKHKVPRRLLKAARLGLIDLDRR; this is encoded by the coding sequence ATGGCCGTACCCAAGCGCAGAATGTCGCGCTCGAACACCCGTAGCCGCCGCTCGCAGTGGAAGGCCGAAAAGACCGAGCTCGTCGGTGTGACCGTGGCCGGGCAGAAGCACAAGGTGCCGCGTCGACTGCTCAAGGCGGCTCGCCTGGGCCTGATCGATCTCGACCGACGCTAG
- a CDS encoding response regulator transcription factor, with amino-acid sequence MRILVVDDDRAVRESLRRSLSFNGYSVELAHDGVEALELISSDRPDAVVLDVMMPRLDGLEVCRHLRSTGDDLPILVLTARDSVSERVAGLDAGADDYLPKPFALEELLARMRALLRRTKPEDAESVAMTFADLALDPVTREVTRGHRRISLTRTEFALLEMLIANPRRVLTRSRILEEVWGFDFPTSGNALEVYVGYLRRKTEADGEPRLIHTVRGVGYVLRETPP; translated from the coding sequence GTGCGCATTCTTGTCGTCGATGACGATCGCGCGGTCCGCGAATCACTACGCAGATCGCTTTCCTTCAACGGTTACTCCGTCGAGTTGGCTCATGACGGGGTGGAGGCGCTGGAGCTCATCTCCAGCGACCGCCCCGACGCCGTCGTGCTCGACGTGATGATGCCGCGGCTGGACGGTCTCGAGGTGTGCCGGCACCTCCGCAGCACCGGCGACGACTTGCCGATCCTGGTGCTGACGGCCCGCGATTCGGTGTCCGAACGGGTCGCCGGCCTGGACGCCGGCGCCGACGACTACCTGCCCAAGCCGTTCGCCCTCGAAGAGCTGCTGGCCCGGATGCGGGCGCTGCTGCGCCGCACCAAGCCCGAGGACGCCGAGTCGGTCGCGATGACGTTCGCCGACCTGGCCCTGGACCCGGTGACCCGTGAAGTCACCCGAGGGCACCGCCGGATCAGCCTGACCCGCACCGAATTCGCGCTGCTGGAGATGCTGATCGCCAATCCGCGCCGGGTGCTCACCCGAAGCCGCATCCTCGAAGAGGTGTGGGGATTCGACTTCCCCACCTCGGGCAATGCGCTGGAGGTCTACGTCGGCTACCTGCGCCGCAAAACCGAAGCCGACGGTGAACCCCGCCTGATCCACACGGTGCGCGGCGTCGGCTACGTCCTTCGGGAGACGCCGCCCTGA